One Watersipora subatra chromosome 4, tzWatSuba1.1, whole genome shotgun sequence genomic window carries:
- the LOC137394538 gene encoding general transcription factor II-I repeat domain-containing protein 2B-like: protein MVVFTRGITDNFEIIEEFLDLASVSSTTTGQDICDQVVKLMDKFELDPSRLAGLTTDGAPSMTGKINGFTKKFLDAIGSPEVVVNHCIIHQENLCTKILSFTDVMKSVVKCVNYICARRLNHRQFKAFLEELDSDYPDVVYFSAVRWLSQASMLKRFWNLGKEIMTFMVNKQQDVACLTDDDSLNDLAFLTDITQHLSDLNVKLQGKFQLVNKLFEHKCSFEKKLQLFRNQLSKTQLTHFPCLAVRKAELPGIDCSKYTEQLDKLHSEFSTRFADFRKCEPKFKLFSQPFWHGTLRHS, encoded by the coding sequence tgaaataattgaagAATTTTTAGACTTGGCCAGTGTGTCTTCAACAACCACTGGACAAGACATTTGCGACCAAGTAGTGAAGCTGATGGATAAGTTTGAACTGGACCCTTCTAGGCTTGCTGGCCTAACAACTGATGGGGCACCTTCGATGACAGGGAAAATTAATGGGTTCACCAAGAAATTCTTAGATGCCATAGGTTCGCCAGAGGTTGTGGTGAATCACTGTATTATACATCAGGAAAATTTATGCACCAAAATTCTCAGTTTTACTGATGTGATGAAAAGTGTGGTTAAATGTGTAAACTACATTTGTGCTCGAAGACTCAATCATCGCCAATTCAAGGCATTTTTAGAAGAACTCGATTCAGATTACCCAGATGTTGTGTACTTCTCTGCAGTGCGTTGGTTGAGCCAAGCTAGTATGCTAAAAAGATTTTGGAATCTGGGAAAGGAGATTATGACTTTCATGGTTAATAAGCAGCAGGATGTTGCTTGTTTAACTGATGATGACTCGTTAAATGACCTTGCCTTTCTAACTGACATCACACAACATCTTTCAGATTTAAATGTTAAACTACAAGGCAAATTTCAGTTGGTAAACAAGTTGTTTGAACACAAATGTTCCTTTGAAAAGAAGCTTCAACTGTTTCGGAATCAACTGAGTAAAACACAACTTACTCATTTTCCTTGTTTAGCAGTCAGAAAAGCAGAACTGCCAGGAATAGATTGCTCTAAATATACTGAACAACTTGACAAGTTGCATTCCGAATTTTCAACGAGGTTTGCTGATTTTAGGAAATGTGAACCTAAGTTCAAACTATTTTCTCAGCCCTTTTGGCATGGTACCTTAAGACATTCCTGA
- the LOC137394539 gene encoding gastrula zinc finger protein XlCGF57.1-like codes for MDTEVEVQPGDSSINNDSDEGVAKVITKPGSDGGADNLYPTGKNCGQKYFPRDQNDISGRFLCTTDVKTKIKGLPARKPLQREIFSASVARRSHVATHMRKHTGRKPFQCNICSSGFNHRPSLTRHMKTHTGEKPFQCKICSSRFAQCGTLTDHMRTHTGEKPFQCKICSIQFAQCSTLTDHMRTHTGEKPFQCEICSSRFAQRSTLTDHMTVHTGEKTFPCKICSSNFAHRCNLTSHMRIHTGEKPFQCKICSSRFARCSTLTDHMRTHTGEKPFRCKICSSKFANRRYLTSHMRIHTGEKPFQCKICSSRYAERSNLTRHMNTHTGEKPFQCKICSSRFSQRCNLTRHMKTHT; via the exons ATGG ATACTGAGGTTGAAGTACAACCTGGTGATTCATCAATCAACAATGACAGTGATGAAG GAGTTGctaaagtgataacaaaacCAGGATCTGATGGTGGTGCTGATAATCTCTACCCAACTG GTAAAAATTGTGGACAGAAATACTTTCCAAGAGATCAAAATGATATATCTGGAAGATTTTTATGCACTACCGATGtaaagacaaaaataaaaggTCTCCCTGCAAGAAAGCCTCTTCAGCGTGAGATATTCAGCGCTAGCGTTGCTCGCCGCAGTCATGTAGCAACGCACATGAGAAAACACACTGGAAGAAAACCATTCCAGTGCAATATATGCAGTAGTGGCTTTAATCATCGTCCTAGTTTAACCAGACACATgaagactcatactggagagaagccatttcagtgtaagatatgcagtagtcggtttgctcAATGCGGTACTCTCACAGATCATatgaggactcacactggagaaaagccatttcagtgtaagatATGCAGTATTCAGTTTGCTCAATGTAGTACTCTAACGGATCATATGAGAACGcacactggagagaagccatttcaatgtgagatatgcagtagtcggtttgctcAACGTAGTACTCTAACAGATCATATGACAGTGCACACTGGAGAAAAAACATTTCCGTGCAAGATATGCAGTAGTAATTTTGCTCATCGCTGTAATCTAACAAGTCATATGAGgattcatactggagagaagccattccaGTGTAAGATATGCAGTAGTAGGTTTGCTCGTTGTAGTACTCTAACGGATCATatgaggactcacactggagaaaaaccattccGATGCAAGATATGCAGTAGTAAATTTGCTAATCGCCGTTATCTAACAAGTCATATGAGgattcatactggagagaagccatttcagtgtaagatttgcagtagtcGGTATGCTGAACGCTCTAATTTAACAAGACACATGAATACTCACAccggagagaagccatttcagtgcAAGATTTGCAGTAGTCGATTTTCTCAACGATGTAATTTAACAAGACACATGAAGACTCACACCTGA